One genomic region from Candidatus Omnitrophota bacterium encodes:
- a CDS encoding sigma-70 family RNA polymerase sigma factor, with translation MSAICLLFMRIKLIIPHNRRAGQVFQEHVQFCNLIILKKIIDFLINLQYNGLIMNETRELVSRCLRKEPAAWDQFVRRYEALVTRSVRHKLKKLNFRLRKEEYRDIVQEIFTSIWEKDKLSKLRDPDRLRGWLAIVSLNFTSNYCSRKRFKQARTTFSLDEELAGESRGLTLRSVLSSAKLNTAKAVEANELGATIDKEISTLVPKQQLALKLNILDGKTQKEISSIMNVPEGTVATLISRAKKQLRQNLTRVLGASRYL, from the coding sequence ATGTCGGCTATATGTTTATTATTCATGAGAATCAAACTGATTATACCCCACAACAGGCGTGCGGGGCAAGTCTTTCAAGAACATGTTCAATTCTGTAATTTGATTATTTTAAAAAAAATTATTGATTTTTTGATAAATTTGCAATATAATGGTCTTATCATGAACGAAACAAGAGAACTCGTATCACGATGCCTCAGGAAAGAACCCGCCGCGTGGGACCAGTTCGTGCGCCGGTACGAGGCCCTGGTAACAAGAAGCGTGCGCCACAAGCTGAAGAAGCTTAATTTCCGGCTCAGGAAAGAGGAGTACCGCGACATCGTCCAGGAGATCTTTACCTCCATCTGGGAGAAGGATAAGCTCTCCAAGCTCAGAGACCCCGACCGCCTGAGAGGGTGGCTTGCAATAGTCTCGCTCAACTTCACCTCCAATTACTGCAGCAGGAAGCGCTTTAAGCAGGCCAGGACCACCTTTTCACTGGATGAGGAACTTGCGGGCGAATCCCGGGGCCTCACCCTAAGATCGGTGTTAAGCTCGGCCAAGCTTAACACCGCTAAAGCGGTCGAGGCCAACGAGCTCGGCGCGACGATAGACAAGGAGATCTCAACCCTCGTCCCCAAACAGCAGCTCGCGCTGAAGCTCAATATCCTCGACGGGAAAACGCAAAAAGAGATATCATCTATAATGAACGTTCCCGAAGGCACGGTGGCAACTCTTATAAGCCGCGCGAAAAAGCAGCTCAGGCAGAACCTCACCAGGGTCCTGGGAGCCAGCAGATATTTATGA